In Flavobacteriaceae bacterium, the following proteins share a genomic window:
- a CDS encoding cytochrome c: MPNMYVSAGYETYSESAAFANGVEAQLPVEGTIARGYSLFEYGNSNDEYNRAKTDLTSPLDSTHVDLKRGKELYDVYCGICHGNRGDGQGNLVKREKILGIPSYDDAGRAITEGSIYHVIYYGKNTMGSYANQLNEEERWQVTAYVLSLKEALTK, from the coding sequence ATGCCTAACATGTATGTGTCTGCAGGGTATGAAACGTATAGTGAGTCAGCTGCATTTGCTAATGGAGTAGAAGCACAATTACCAGTTGAAGGCACTATAGCAAGAGGATATTCATTATTCGAATATGGTAATAGTAATGATGAGTATAATAGAGCAAAAACAGATCTTACAAGTCCTTTAGATTCTACTCATGTAGATTTAAAAAGAGGAAAAGAATTATACGATGTGTATTGTGGTATTTGCCATGGTAATAGAGGAGATGGACAAGGTAATTTAGTGAAAAGAGAAAAGATTTTAGGAATCCCTAGTTATGACGATGCAGGTAGAGCTATCACAGAAGGGAGTATTTATCATGTAATTTATTATGGTAAAAATACAATGGGTTCTTACGCCAATCAACTTAATGAAGAAGAACGTTGGCAAGTAACTGCTTATGTTCTATCATTAAAAGAAGCATTAACAAAATAG
- a CDS encoding quinol:cytochrome C oxidoreductase, giving the protein MYTFSNRLKIFSVALIVIGLIGYITSYVSAQGTSLDDVKEILAEEASHGGGHGEASDHSTTSVEERGETANHSEETSEHGEDVSHNEGENAEHSQGEHTEEVKEESHSGETGEHVMKTEGGHGDEMGHGDPNAHAEHVMHQIHNRPYSALYVAAFFFFMIALGVLAFYGIQYAAQAGWSPVLFRVMEGITYYVLPGGLIVLAIAFWAGDHIFIWMDPEVVAHDELIQGKQGWLNQAGFFIRGFIFLGGWSLYRFFSRKFSIAQDSADDNRNFKKNFRISAAFLVFYIYTESMMSWDWIMSVDPHWFSTLFGWYVFASMFVSGITVIALITIYLKSRGYLPFVNDSHLHDLAKFMFAISIFWTYLWFSQFMLIWYADIPEEVTYFATRIADYKLPFFGMLVMNFIFPFLVLMNSDYKRIPWFIVMAGIIILAGHYIDVFNMIMPATVGDRWGIGLAEISAVMLFAGLFMLLVFYAISKESLLAKGNPFIKESEHFHY; this is encoded by the coding sequence ATGTATACGTTTTCAAATAGATTAAAAATATTTTCTGTAGCACTTATAGTTATAGGTTTAATAGGATATATCACTAGTTATGTTTCTGCACAAGGAACGTCATTAGATGATGTTAAAGAAATACTAGCAGAGGAAGCATCACATGGTGGTGGTCATGGTGAAGCATCGGATCACAGTACAACATCTGTAGAAGAGCGTGGTGAGACTGCAAATCATTCTGAAGAAACCAGTGAACATGGCGAAGATGTTTCTCATAATGAAGGTGAAAACGCAGAACATTCTCAAGGAGAGCATACAGAAGAAGTTAAAGAAGAAAGTCATTCAGGTGAAACAGGCGAGCATGTTATGAAAACTGAAGGCGGTCACGGAGATGAAATGGGTCATGGAGACCCAAATGCTCATGCAGAGCATGTAATGCATCAAATACATAACAGACCTTACTCAGCATTATATGTAGCAGCATTTTTCTTTTTTATGATAGCATTAGGAGTGTTGGCATTCTACGGAATTCAGTATGCAGCACAAGCAGGTTGGTCACCAGTACTCTTTAGAGTTATGGAAGGAATCACGTATTATGTACTACCAGGAGGTTTAATTGTATTAGCAATTGCATTTTGGGCTGGAGATCATATCTTTATTTGGATGGATCCAGAAGTAGTGGCACATGACGAATTAATACAAGGTAAACAAGGATGGTTAAACCAAGCAGGGTTTTTTATTAGAGGATTCATCTTTCTTGGAGGATGGAGTTTATATCGTTTCTTCTCTAGAAAATTTTCAATTGCTCAAGATAGCGCAGATGATAACAGAAACTTTAAGAAAAACTTCCGTATTTCAGCAGCATTTTTAGTGTTCTATATTTATACAGAATCAATGATGTCTTGGGATTGGATCATGAGTGTAGATCCACATTGGTTTAGTACACTATTTGGCTGGTATGTGTTTGCAAGTATGTTTGTAAGTGGTATTACAGTAATAGCATTAATCACAATCTACTTAAAATCGAGAGGATATTTACCATTTGTTAATGATAGTCATTTACACGATTTAGCAAAGTTTATGTTTGCAATAAGTATTTTCTGGACATACCTATGGTTCTCTCAATTTATGCTTATTTGGTATGCAGACATCCCGGAAGAAGTTACATATTTTGCAACACGAATAGCAGATTATAAATTACCGTTCTTCGGAATGTTAGTGATGAACTTTATATTTCCATTCTTGGTATTGATGAATAGTGATTACAAACGTATTCCTTGGTTTATTGTAATGGCTGGTATTATAATTTTAGCTGGACATTATATAGATGTGTTTAACATGATTATGCCTGCAACGGTTGGTGACCGTTGGGGAATTGGCTTAGCAGAAATTAGTGCAGTGATGCTATTTGCAGGATTGTTTATGCTATTAGTATTCTATGCAATATCTAAAGAATCATTACTAGCAAAAGGAAATCCATTTATTAAGGAAAGCGAACATTTCCATTATTAA
- a CDS encoding cytochrome c oxidase subunit II: MTALLTIIVLVFITVAIWQMVKIFDLAQAKRDNTEIANDKDNRINGYLMIGFLIFIYVITIVCMVKWGDLPLMSNSASEHGPDIDNLMIISMVIIFIVQTITQFLLHYFAFKYKGEKGRKALFFADNDKLEIIWTSIPIVVLAGLIIYGLFTWSEIMNVSEDDDPIVIELYAQQFNWKARYSGQDNTLGQANVRLINLDNANILGIDESDPNAQDDIITTELHLPVGKKILFKMRSQDVLHSAYMPHFRAQMNCVPGMITQFGFTPTVTTEEMRQTPQMIEKVQRINKIRAENSKKLIAKGEEALERYEFDYLLLCNKICGKSHYNMQMKIIVESEEEYNAWLKEQKLFKNSLVKN; the protein is encoded by the coding sequence ATGACTGCTTTATTAACAATAATAGTTTTAGTATTTATTACAGTTGCAATTTGGCAAATGGTTAAGATCTTTGATTTAGCACAAGCTAAAAGAGATAATACAGAGATTGCTAATGATAAAGATAATAGAATCAATGGTTATTTAATGATAGGATTCTTAATCTTCATTTATGTTATTACAATTGTTTGTATGGTAAAATGGGGAGACCTACCATTAATGTCTAACTCTGCATCAGAACACGGTCCTGATATCGATAATTTAATGATTATCTCAATGGTCATTATTTTTATAGTGCAAACTATTACTCAGTTTTTACTACACTATTTCGCATTTAAATACAAAGGTGAGAAAGGAAGAAAAGCATTATTTTTTGCAGATAATGATAAATTAGAAATTATTTGGACATCGATTCCTATTGTTGTTTTAGCAGGGTTAATTATTTATGGATTATTCACTTGGTCAGAAATTATGAATGTTAGTGAAGATGACGACCCTATAGTAATTGAATTATATGCACAACAATTTAACTGGAAGGCTAGATATTCTGGACAAGACAATACTTTAGGTCAAGCTAATGTTAGATTGATTAACTTAGATAATGCAAACATATTAGGAATAGATGAATCAGATCCTAATGCTCAAGATGATATTATTACTACAGAACTACATTTACCTGTAGGGAAGAAAATATTATTTAAAATGCGTTCTCAAGATGTATTGCATTCTGCATATATGCCTCACTTTAGAGCACAAATGAATTGTGTCCCTGGGATGATCACTCAATTTGGATTTACACCTACTGTAACTACGGAAGAGATGAGGCAAACTCCTCAAATGATAGAGAAAGTTCAAAGAATTAATAAAATTAGAGCAGAGAATAGTAAGAAATTAATTGCTAAAGGAGAAGAAGCTCTTGAACGATACGAGTTTGACTATTTATTACTTTGTAATAAGATTTGTGGAAAATCACATTACAATATGCAGATGAAAATTATTGTTGAGTCTGAAGAAGAATACAATGCTTGGTTAAAAGAGCAAAAATTATTCAAAAACTCGTTGGTAAAAAACTAA
- a CDS encoding cytochrome c oxidase subunit I, with the protein MSAHADTHAHDDDHGHHHKETFVTKYIFSQDHKMIAKQYLITGTIMGVIGVLMSMMFRMQIAWPEEPNVLFEALLGKWAPDGVMDADIYLALVTIHGTIMVFFVLTAGLSGTFSNLLIPLQIGARDMASGFLNMVSYWLFFLSSIIMVISLFVQAGPAAAGWTIYPPLSALPLAQGGSGMGMTLWLVSMAIFIASSLLGSLNYIVTVLNLRTKGMSMTRLPLTIWAFFVTAVIGVVSFPVLLSAALLLIMDRSFGTSFFLSDIFIQGEVLHYQGGSPVLFEHLFWFLGHPEVYIVLLPALGITSEIIATNSRKPIFGYRAMIMSILAIAFLSTIVWGHHMFISGMNPFLGSVFTFTTLLIAIPSAVKAFNYITTLWKGNLQFNPAMLFSIGLVSTFITGGLTGIILGDSALDINVHDTYFVVAHFHLVMGISALYGMFAGIYHWFPKMFGRMLNKNLGYIHFWVTAICAYGVFFPMHFIGMAGLPRRYYTNSNFPLFDDLSNVNVIITIFALIGGIFQLVFLWNFFYSIFYGKKTVQNPWKSNTLEWTAPIKHIHGNWEGEIPHVHRWPYDYSKPGHDEDFVPQNIPLKDGEEELNH; encoded by the coding sequence ATGTCAGCACACGCAGATACTCACGCACACGACGACGACCATGGACATCATCATAAAGAAACCTTTGTAACTAAATATATATTTAGTCAAGATCATAAAATGATTGCAAAGCAATACCTAATTACAGGTACAATTATGGGAGTTATAGGTGTTTTAATGTCTATGATGTTTCGTATGCAAATCGCTTGGCCAGAAGAACCAAATGTGCTTTTTGAAGCATTATTAGGGAAATGGGCACCAGATGGTGTTATGGACGCCGATATCTATTTAGCTTTAGTAACTATTCATGGTACTATAATGGTATTCTTTGTGTTAACAGCAGGATTGAGTGGTACGTTTAGTAACTTATTAATTCCGTTACAGATTGGGGCGCGAGATATGGCTTCAGGATTTCTTAACATGGTTTCTTATTGGTTATTCTTTTTATCTAGTATAATAATGGTAATTTCATTATTTGTACAAGCTGGACCAGCAGCAGCAGGTTGGACAATATATCCACCTTTAAGTGCATTGCCATTAGCACAAGGAGGATCAGGTATGGGAATGACTTTATGGTTAGTTTCTATGGCTATATTTATTGCATCTTCTTTATTAGGATCGCTAAATTATATCGTAACGGTTTTAAATTTAAGAACAAAAGGAATGTCTATGACGCGTTTACCGCTTACCATTTGGGCATTTTTTGTAACGGCTGTAATTGGTGTAGTATCGTTCCCGGTTTTATTATCTGCAGCATTGTTATTGATAATGGATAGAAGTTTTGGAACTTCATTTTTCTTATCAGATATATTTATTCAAGGTGAAGTATTGCATTATCAAGGAGGATCTCCTGTATTATTCGAACATCTATTTTGGTTCTTAGGACATCCTGAGGTATATATTGTATTACTTCCAGCATTAGGAATTACTTCCGAAATTATAGCCACAAATTCACGTAAACCAATTTTTGGTTACCGTGCCATGATCATGTCAATTCTAGCAATTGCATTTTTATCGACTATTGTTTGGGGCCACCATATGTTTATTTCAGGAATGAATCCATTCCTTGGATCTGTATTTACATTTACAACATTATTAATTGCGATACCGTCAGCAGTAAAAGCATTTAATTATATTACTACGCTCTGGAAAGGTAACCTCCAGTTTAACCCGGCTATGTTGTTTTCAATTGGTTTAGTATCAACATTTATTACAGGAGGTTTAACAGGAATTATTTTAGGAGATAGTGCTTTAGATATTAATGTACACGATACGTATTTCGTAGTAGCTCACTTCCATTTAGTAATGGGTATCTCTGCATTGTATGGTATGTTTGCAGGAATCTATCATTGGTTCCCTAAAATGTTTGGACGCATGCTTAATAAAAACCTAGGATATATTCATTTTTGGGTAACTGCAATATGTGCTTATGGTGTATTCTTCCCAATGCACTTTATTGGTATGGCAGGATTGCCAAGACGTTATTATACAAATAGTAACTTCCCGTTATTTGACGATTTATCAAATGTAAATGTGATTATTACCATATTCGCATTAATAGGAGGAATTTTTCAATTGGTATTCTTATGGAACTTCTTTTACAGTATCTTTTACGGAAAGAAAACAGTTCAAAACCCATGGAAATCTAATACATTAGAATGGACAGCTCCAATTAAACATATTCACGGAAACTGGGAAGGAGAGATTCCTCATGTTCACCGTTGGCCATATGACTATAGTAAGCCAGGTCATGATGAGGATTTTGTACCTCAAAATATTCCATTAAAAGATGGAGAAGAAGAGTTGAATCACTAA
- a CDS encoding HlyD family efflux transporter periplasmic adaptor subunit produces the protein MPENNQHIELRSEEVQEILEATPSWMIRWGNILVLSLIVMLLFISWFVKYPDIIASQALITTIIPPQKEYATINGKIASILISDNDTVSSGTPLAILENTANYNDVFLLKSIIDTIAVNNKSFEFPIASIPVLNLGDIQQNYAAFELDFLRYINNKKYQPFSNEENANLISKKELIFRLQVQKAQYESGKAELALQKKDLDRNKDMFSKGLIAAQAYEREEANYIRAESNLTSISNSISQTREAISNANKASKTTTINKSTEEVLLFKTAVQSFNQLKRAIKDWELRYVLQSNIDGKVSFLNTWTVNQTVNQGDLLFTIIPKENSAYIAKLKTPAQNSGKLKVGQRVNIKLQNYPDTEFGTLQGYIESIALFPDEEGLYLVNTSLPKTLITSYKKEIPFKHEMNGSAEIITEDLRLIQRFFSQLKSVFNN, from the coding sequence ATGCCAGAAAATAATCAACACATAGAACTTCGTAGTGAAGAAGTCCAAGAGATTCTTGAAGCCACTCCTTCTTGGATGATCCGTTGGGGGAACATCTTAGTATTATCTCTAATTGTAATGCTCCTCTTTATCTCCTGGTTTGTAAAATATCCAGATATCATTGCATCCCAAGCACTAATCACAACTATAATCCCTCCTCAAAAAGAATATGCCACAATAAATGGTAAAATAGCATCTATTCTGATCTCTGATAATGACACAGTAAGCTCTGGAACTCCTCTTGCCATTCTAGAGAACACAGCTAACTACAATGATGTCTTTCTTCTTAAGTCTATTATAGATACTATTGCAGTTAATAATAAATCCTTTGAGTTCCCCATTGCTTCCATCCCTGTTTTAAACCTAGGAGATATTCAACAAAACTATGCCGCCTTTGAACTTGATTTCTTAAGATATATCAATAACAAAAAATATCAACCTTTCTCTAACGAAGAAAATGCAAATCTCATCTCTAAAAAAGAACTCATCTTTAGACTACAAGTACAAAAAGCACAATACGAATCTGGTAAAGCTGAACTAGCTCTTCAAAAAAAAGATCTTGATCGTAATAAGGATATGTTTAGTAAAGGTCTTATTGCTGCTCAAGCTTATGAGAGAGAAGAGGCTAATTATATTCGAGCTGAAAGTAATTTAACAAGTATTAGCAATTCTATCTCTCAAACCAGAGAGGCCATTAGTAATGCTAATAAAGCATCTAAAACCACTACAATTAATAAATCTACAGAAGAGGTACTGTTATTTAAAACGGCAGTTCAATCTTTTAATCAATTAAAACGCGCTATTAAAGATTGGGAGCTGCGTTATGTCTTACAGTCTAATATTGATGGAAAGGTCTCTTTTTTAAATACATGGACGGTAAATCAAACTGTTAATCAAGGGGATCTGCTTTTTACCATTATCCCTAAGGAGAACTCTGCCTATATCGCTAAATTAAAAACACCTGCTCAAAACTCAGGAAAGTTAAAGGTTGGACAAAGGGTAAATATTAAATTACAAAACTATCCTGATACTGAGTTTGGAACGCTTCAGGGATATATTGAAAGTATTGCTTTATTTCCTGATGAGGAAGGGTTGTATCTGGTAAATACTTCGTTACCTAAAACACTGATCACCTCTTATAAAAAAGAAATTCCTTTTAAACATGAAATGAATGGGAGTGCTGAAATTATTACTGAAGATCTGCGCCTTATTCAGCGCTTCTTCTCCCAACTTAAAAGTGTGTTTAATAATTAG
- a CDS encoding peptidase domain-containing ABC transporter: MRLKFPFYKQAEAKDCGPTCIKIIAKHYGKTISAQQLRELSETTREGSSLLGLSDAVESLGFRSLGVKLSFEKLKQASFPCIVHWNKNHYIVVYKIKKDTVYVSDPAHGLLTYSKTEFIKFWIGNNANDATEEGIALLLEPTPLFYNEEFDDDKQSFGFGFILKYVYKYKRFVVQLAIGLLAGSLLQLIFPFLTQSVVDVGIKNQDLNFIYLVLAAQLFLFIGRASLEIIRSWILLHLSTRINISLISDFFIKLMKLPISFFDVRMTGDLLQRINDHKRIERILTTSSLTMLFSFFNLIVFSFVLGYYSLQIFSVFFFGSLLYVGWVLFFFKRRKELDYKRFHEVSNEQSKVIELINGMQEIKLHNAEKRMRWNWEFVQARLFKISTKNLVLEQTQSVGSNFINELKNMFITILSAKLVVDGDITLGAMLAITSIVGQLNAPISQLISFMRDVQDAKISLDRLGEIHNKEDEELATDEKVKSLPENSGIQLNNISFRYIGSLEPVIKGLSLTIPANKTTAIVGVSGSGKTTLMKLLLRFYEVEKGDISINNFNLNNISQKVWREHCGVVMQEGYIFNNTIAHNIAVGQDYVDKDKLAHAIDVANISDYIDNLPLGVNTKIGTEGTGLSTGQKQRLLIARAVYKNPRFLFFDEATSALDANNETVIMKKLNTFFKDKTAVVIAHRLSTVKNAHQIVVLDGGKIVEIGNHQQLIKLKGNYYNLVKNQLELGD, translated from the coding sequence CAGTAGAATCTCTTGGCTTTCGCTCTCTTGGAGTGAAACTCTCTTTTGAGAAGTTAAAACAAGCCTCCTTCCCCTGTATTGTACATTGGAACAAGAACCACTATATCGTGGTCTATAAAATAAAAAAAGATACTGTCTATGTCTCTGATCCTGCTCATGGGCTATTAACATACTCCAAAACTGAGTTTATCAAGTTCTGGATCGGTAACAATGCCAATGACGCTACTGAAGAAGGCATTGCCTTACTCTTAGAACCCACACCCTTGTTCTACAACGAAGAGTTTGATGATGACAAACAATCCTTTGGCTTTGGATTTATCTTAAAGTATGTCTATAAATACAAACGGTTTGTCGTACAACTAGCCATTGGTCTGCTTGCTGGGAGTCTATTACAACTCATCTTCCCATTCTTAACTCAAAGTGTGGTCGATGTCGGTATTAAAAATCAAGATCTCAACTTTATCTATCTCGTACTTGCAGCTCAACTCTTCCTCTTTATTGGTAGAGCTTCCCTGGAAATTATTCGGTCTTGGATTCTTTTGCATCTCAGTACACGTATTAATATCTCTCTGATCTCTGATTTCTTTATAAAGCTCATGAAACTCCCCATCTCTTTCTTTGATGTACGAATGACAGGGGATCTATTACAACGCATTAACGATCATAAGCGTATTGAAAGGATTCTAACCACCTCCTCACTTACCATGTTGTTCTCTTTCTTTAATCTGATCGTCTTTAGTTTTGTGCTGGGCTATTACAGCTTACAAATCTTTAGTGTCTTCTTCTTTGGGAGTTTACTATATGTTGGATGGGTACTCTTCTTCTTTAAACGTAGAAAAGAACTCGACTACAAACGGTTTCATGAAGTCAGTAACGAGCAGAGTAAGGTCATTGAGCTTATCAATGGTATGCAAGAAATTAAACTCCACAATGCTGAAAAACGCATGCGATGGAACTGGGAGTTTGTACAGGCACGCCTCTTTAAGATCTCTACCAAGAATCTTGTCTTAGAACAAACACAATCCGTAGGATCTAATTTTATTAATGAGCTCAAGAACATGTTCATTACCATTCTCTCTGCTAAGTTAGTGGTTGATGGAGATATTACGCTGGGGGCCATGCTGGCCATTACCTCTATCGTAGGACAGCTCAATGCGCCTATCAGTCAGCTTATTAGTTTTATGAGAGATGTCCAAGATGCTAAAATCTCTTTAGATCGTTTAGGAGAAATTCACAATAAAGAGGATGAGGAATTAGCTACTGACGAAAAAGTGAAATCACTCCCTGAGAATTCAGGCATTCAACTCAATAATATCTCTTTTAGATATATCGGAAGCTTAGAGCCTGTGATCAAAGGATTGTCCTTAACCATCCCTGCTAATAAAACAACTGCTATTGTAGGAGTGAGCGGTAGTGGGAAAACCACACTGATGAAACTCTTACTCAGATTCTATGAAGTCGAGAAAGGGGATATATCGATCAATAATTTTAATCTCAATAATATCTCTCAAAAGGTATGGCGTGAGCACTGTGGGGTGGTCATGCAAGAGGGGTATATCTTTAATAATACTATTGCTCATAATATTGCAGTGGGACAGGATTATGTCGATAAAGATAAACTAGCGCATGCTATTGATGTGGCCAACATCTCTGATTATATTGATAATCTCCCCCTGGGGGTGAATACTAAAATAGGAACTGAAGGAACAGGTCTTAGTACTGGACAAAAACAGCGTTTGCTTATTGCTAGAGCAGTCTATAAAAATCCGAGATTTCTATTCTTTGATGAAGCCACCTCGGCATTGGATGCGAATAATGAAACGGTGATCATGAAAAAACTAAATACTTTTTTTAAAGATAAAACGGCTGTAGTGATTGCACACCGATTAAGTACGGTAAAAAACGCACATCAGATCGTAGTGCTTGATGGAGGAAAGATCGTAGAAATTGGAAATCATCAACAGCTCATTAAACTAAAAGGAAACTATTACAACCTGGTCAAAAATCAATTAGAGCTGGGTGATTAA